The Thunnus maccoyii chromosome 15, fThuMac1.1, whole genome shotgun sequence DNA segment GGCCATTAAATATGATCAATGAACGAAATGTTTGGGGACAGAAATGACACACTTATTTTGAAGGACACAGGAAGCTCTGCCGTTCGGTCTGACTACGTTGACGCTGTCTATCTTGTATCAGCTAACAACTTAACTAAAACTTGCACCTTGGAGGCTACAGTGACAGTACTTCAAATTGGCCACTATGTACGAAACATATACGGTTATACGTGACTGCAGTTAAACATTATGGATATTTCGTCGAGAAGGTGGGTTACAGCCAGCTGCTTGAGAGTTAGCTCGCTAGCTAGCTTCGTTAGCTGATAGCTAGCAGCGGAGTGTCCCACCGCGGAGCAGCTCTCTCTTACCTCCCGTAGCCGTGGAGAGACAGCTGCAGCCGGCTGGACGGAGAGGAGGGGACCGTAAAAGAACTGTAAAGAAAGTGGGTGTCCGCCAAATCCCGCTACGGAAAGTAACTCCTCGGTCCGGGGCTGGATGCTCACTAACGAGCAAAGGGGGGACGGTGCAGGGTCATATTGTCTTTCAGCTATGCAGTGGGGAAACAGTGTATGCAAATGTGAGGAGTCTGTCTCAATTTATGACCCCTCACCGACACCACTGTCAAGGCGGCAAGAATTATGTTCATGACTTCCGGTTGTGATCCAGCTACTGAAACATTTTTGTCCACCACATGGTGccagaataaaagaaaaggcTACATTTTAGTGACATGATTTCGaaataataaaagaatgaaaacaatgcgcatacagtacatttacagtaaacagaCTATTCAGTAGCGTTTTTCTACTTTTCAACAGTTACATTTACCCTTTTATTTTGACTGTTGCTAAAGGAAACATTTGCACTAAATCTGATTGTCTTGACGCAGCACCACCCAACACATATAAACTGGTTTTCTCATCTGCAAGCATTGATTGAGCAAGTAGTTATATGAAAGGGAAGTAAACAACTtcagtaatataataataataataatgctcataacaataataataataatgcatgataatgatgataataacaatatgCCAAAATTCAGTTTAGTCCTAACAACTTTCCAAATCCCATACACACTGGTAAGGATTTATAGGCTATTGCTCAAGGTTTCCTTGCACTTGTCACaaggaaaaaatatttaaccTGTCCTGTAATGGATTCAGTCGCTATTTGTATGTAACATAGCCAATCATCACTGATGAAGCCAAGTGAAGGTAACTGTCTAAAACCAGAAATTCTCATCATAAATCATTGAAATATTAGCGGCTGATACCTTGCAGTGTGGAAAGGTTGTTAGTACTGCTAAGAATCAACATTAACAGCTCTGTATTGCTTTCAGCTGCTTTGAACATATTGTTTGGTTCACTTGTCCCATCATACCTTTCCTCGGGGTGAATTTTGCTGATGTAGCTCACACAAACTAGTTTATACTACCTGTGCAGAGCCAATTTGAAGGTTGATGGTGAAGTAGCCAAGTGGCTACACTttcaaaaaaagacacaagaatTGTacattttggagaaaaacagctCACAGCCATTCTTGGCAAGGTTTTTATTTGTACCTTTACCATTTGAACCAAAAGTGCATCTGTGCAACCCAACTTAATCATTTATATTCACCTTTAAACAAAACATTCCTCTTATAACACAGTGCTGCAGTGCACATAGACAGAATTGTGTTTAATAGAGCTGAGCTGAATGCTGCTGGGGCTTGATCCCAGTTACCTCCGATTATTGTAGGGTGTTTTCAAGCAAGGGGTCAGACTGACAGTGCATTTTAGCATCGTGATAATTTGAATTCCAAACAAAAAAGTTTCTGCACTATTATGTACCAGCCCTGAATATTAAGCTCCTGCATTCTGATATCAAGCTGGACAATATCACGGTTGTTTAACCCTCCCTGTTAGCCCTTCAAGgtgaaataaattgattttgcCACTGAAGTCTTCAGTGAGATAGGCATTCAGCCTCTTTCTAAAAGGTGGGTTCAGTGGTCAACCTGAACTTGTGTTTGCAGCCTTGTGTTTCTGCTAAGTAATGTGGTAGTGCTTGGCTACCACTCCCCTCAGCCCTAGATATGAAGGGGCCTCAGCTGCATCCTTGCATTTTTATACCTTGCTGACAGCCTACGTATTTGCTGGAAAGACTGAATATGAACTGATGAGTAATCTAATAATATATGCTAAatagtaaatggactgcacttatatagcgcttttctaCCTTAATggacaaagtgctttacagtttttgcctctcattcatccattcaaacacacactcacacactgatggtggcagagctgccatgcaaggtgctggcCTGACCACTGGCAGCAACTTCTTGCTCAAAGACACTCCGACACATGGACAGGAAGAGCCAGGGATCAAACCTGCCCGGAAGCTTGAAGATAATGTAATGGTGTTCTGCTTCACCCCatcttgaaaatgtattttctgattGCAAAAGCTCttttaaatgattatatttaaCTACTAGTGCATTTTCTGTCCCTTAGGAATTTTCATATTATGAAGCAGTTATTGGTTTtcttattagttttttttttttggagataATTGTATTTGAAGTGGCATTACAACACCCTTAAATGTCTATTTTAATCCTTAAATAACCTGTAGTACCCTGAACAGCAATGGACTTGTGAATTAGTGTTTATAGCaatctctctgcctccctccctccctctctctctctctctctctctctctctctctctccctttccagCCTGTTAGTCAAGGCGTTTGCTATCATCAAGTCCAACAGTGACTGTAGCAGAAGAATGAGTCTATGTTTGCTTTTCCTGATATTCTTCCCTCCCCTTCAGCCTGTGCCAAAACAGCAGTAGTAATAAGCACTATATTAAAGAACCTTTGTGCTTGACGTGCTCAGTTCACTTTGTGTCCAAGCCATCTGTATTCGAGCACTCAGCAGATTGTGTGCCACATCTTTGGGGTGTTTGgtgcttgtttttttgcatcCTCTGAAACAGCACCATGAACTGGGCCTTCCTTGAGGGCCTCCTGAATGGGGTGAACAAGTACTCCACAGCGTTTGGTCGCATCTGGCTCGCCATCGTTTTCATTTTCAGGCTCCTGGTCTTCCTGGTGGCCTGTGAGAAGGTCTGGGGTGACGAGCAGAAGAACTTTGACTGCGACACCCGCCAGCCCGgttgtcaaaatgtctgctatgaCCACTACTTCCCCATCGCCTACACCCGACTCTGGGCTCTCCAGCTGATCTTTGTCACCTGCCCGTCCCTTCTTGTGACACTCCATGTGGGCTACCGAGAAGAACGGGAGCGCAAACACCAGCTGAAGTACGGCAAGGGTTGCACCCCTCTCTACgatggaaacactggaaagAAGCGAGGGGGGCTTTGGTGGACCTACTTCCTTAGCTTGATTTTCAAGATAACGGTGGACGCTGTGTTTGTCTTCCTTCTTTTCTACATTTATGAGGCCACCTTCTTCCCACCTTTGGTGAAATGCAGCGAGCTGCCATGTCCCAATGTGGTGAACTGCTACATTGCTAGGTAAGGGTACCTCTTAGTCTTAAAtgaaatctatctatctatctgtcaaAAAACATGTGTCCTCAAGTAAGACTCTAATTTACTTGAGGTCCTCAATGGCTAAACTTGGCCTCTGGCCTGCACTAGCAAACCACATTTTCTAAAGGAATCAATAAATCTTAATAAGGTACTATCTCTCATCTTTGATTATGTGTTCCTCAGGCCCACAGAGAAGAAACTATTCACCATCTTCATGGTGGTGACCAGCTTCGTGTGCATCTTCCTCACCTTCTGCGAGATCCTCTATCTGTGCGGGAAGAGGGTCGTGGAGCGCTGTGGAGGAGGACCCCGTTCCGTGAGAGAAAATTCCTTCATGATGACCAGAACTCCTCTGACTGGGAAGGAGAATTCAGCATACAAGGAGCCTGTCCCGGAGAAGGCCAAGATGATGGACAACAGCAATGGAGACACAGGCAAAGACGGTCCAGCCCCAGTGTACAGC contains these protein-coding regions:
- the LOC121912790 gene encoding gap junction beta-4 protein-like isoform X1, translating into MNWAFLEGLLNGVNKYSTAFGRIWLAIVFIFRLLVFLVACEKVWGDEQKNFDCDTRQPGCQNVCYDHYFPIAYTRLWALQLIFVTCPSLLVTLHVGYREERERKHQLKYGKGCTPLYDGNTGKKRGGLWWTYFLSLIFKITVDAVFVFLLFYIYEATFFPPLVKCSELPCPNVVNCYIARPTEKKLFTIFMVVTSFVCIFLTFCEILYLCGKRVVERCGGGPRSVRENSFMMTRTPLTGKENSAYKEPVPEKAKMMDNSNGDTGKDGPAPVYSIAVS
- the LOC121912790 gene encoding gap junction beta-3 protein-like isoform X2; translated protein: MDISSRRLLVFLVACEKVWGDEQKNFDCDTRQPGCQNVCYDHYFPIAYTRLWALQLIFVTCPSLLVTLHVGYREERERKHQLKYGKGCTPLYDGNTGKKRGGLWWTYFLSLIFKITVDAVFVFLLFYIYEATFFPPLVKCSELPCPNVVNCYIARPTEKKLFTIFMVVTSFVCIFLTFCEILYLCGKRVVERCGGGPRSVRENSFMMTRTPLTGKENSAYKEPVPEKAKMMDNSNGDTGKDGPAPVYSIAVS